One genomic segment of Rivularia sp. PCC 7116 includes these proteins:
- a CDS encoding tetratricopeptide repeat protein, producing the protein MNYIRIGFAIVGLTGILNGMPVAVNAQAPRTFPKQINLQQQFNQGVQQLKQGNFQEAIEDFDNVVQTNPRFYEGFCLRGLAKSQLGNYRAAVTDFNQAIRLNPNHADAYHSRGNVYAILGNNPSAIADFKKTIKIDPKFTDAYYSLGLTNYRQGHHKQAITNLNKALKLNPNLAEAYGNRGLAEYALGNKRSAVADLQKAASLFRQEGDNQNYQQTQVIIEQFKK; encoded by the coding sequence ATGAACTATATCCGCATAGGGTTCGCCATTGTCGGATTAACAGGTATACTTAACGGAATGCCTGTTGCAGTTAATGCCCAAGCACCGCGCACGTTTCCCAAACAAATTAATTTGCAGCAACAATTTAACCAAGGAGTACAACAACTCAAGCAAGGTAACTTTCAAGAAGCGATAGAAGATTTTGATAACGTAGTACAAACTAATCCTCGATTTTATGAAGGTTTCTGTCTAAGGGGTCTTGCTAAATCCCAATTAGGCAATTATCGAGCAGCAGTAACAGATTTTAATCAAGCAATACGCCTCAATCCTAACCATGCAGATGCTTATCATAGTCGAGGAAATGTCTATGCGATATTGGGGAATAACCCTTCAGCTATTGCTGATTTTAAGAAAACGATAAAAATAGATCCAAAATTTACTGATGCTTACTATAGTTTAGGACTTACAAATTATAGACAAGGACATCATAAACAAGCTATTACAAACTTGAATAAAGCATTAAAATTAAATCCGAACTTAGCCGAAGCTTATGGTAATAGAGGTTTAGCGGAATATGCTTTAGGAAATAAGCGTAGCGCTGTAGCGGATTTACAAAAAGCAGCAAGTCTTTTTCGTCAAGAGGGAGATAATCAAAATTATCAACAAACTCAAGTCATAATTGAGCAGTTTAAAAAATAA
- a CDS encoding multicopper oxidase family protein codes for MIKKINRRQFLALSLAGAGGAIITSCVRGNSSQSSPKASLKPAIDLPKLHTSKNGLLEVDLEASYRPVKLGDKQAYLLAYNGQVPAPRLSAKPGDKVKIKFTNNLSNSTNLHQHGLHIPFTGNADNVFLNIKPGETFNYEFTIPKNHPAGTYWYHPHRHGLVAEQLFGGLAGLFVVRGDLDEIPEIKAAKEEFLVLQDFALDSEGKLIDSDAHMSLMSGREGDLITVNGEPNPSFSIPQNGLLRLRIVNASPSRFYNLSLENHPFYLIATDGNALSEPVETNELLLTPGQRAEVLIKGDKQPKQYRLLNLPYNRGGMGMMGGGGMMGGRGMMGGNNNDDTSAVLATVNYDSAVETIPLPTKLLPVPTLPEPQQVRRFKLNHGMRPSVGMAFLINGKSYENQRIDTQVKLNTVEDWEIVNTGTMDHPFHLHVNHFQVISRNGKPEPYRAWRDTVLVRKGETVRIRIPFRDYAGKTVYHCHILDHEDLGMMANLEIVS; via the coding sequence TTGATCAAAAAAATTAATCGCCGTCAGTTTCTCGCTTTAAGTTTAGCTGGTGCTGGTGGTGCTATTATCACTAGTTGTGTAAGAGGTAATTCTTCTCAATCCTCGCCAAAAGCCTCTTTAAAACCAGCAATTGATTTACCAAAATTGCATACAAGTAAAAATGGTTTATTAGAGGTAGATTTAGAAGCTAGTTATCGTCCTGTAAAATTGGGAGATAAACAAGCATATCTATTAGCTTATAACGGACAAGTACCCGCGCCGCGTTTGTCAGCAAAACCAGGAGATAAAGTTAAGATTAAATTTACTAATAATCTCTCCAATTCCACAAATTTACATCAGCACGGATTGCATATTCCTTTTACTGGTAATGCCGATAATGTTTTTCTCAATATCAAACCTGGAGAAACATTTAATTACGAATTTACTATTCCTAAAAATCATCCTGCTGGCACTTATTGGTATCATCCCCATCGTCACGGTTTAGTTGCAGAGCAGTTGTTTGGAGGTTTGGCAGGTTTATTTGTAGTACGGGGTGATTTGGATGAAATCCCCGAAATAAAAGCAGCTAAAGAAGAATTTTTAGTGTTACAAGACTTTGCTCTCGATAGCGAAGGAAAACTGATTGATTCAGATGCTCATATGTCTTTGATGTCGGGAAGGGAAGGTGATTTAATTACAGTTAATGGTGAACCTAACCCCAGTTTTTCAATCCCTCAAAATGGTTTATTACGTTTGAGAATTGTTAATGCTTCTCCTTCCCGATTTTATAATCTTTCTTTAGAAAATCATCCTTTTTATTTGATTGCTACCGATGGAAACGCATTATCCGAACCTGTAGAAACAAACGAATTATTATTAACTCCAGGACAAAGAGCAGAAGTTTTAATTAAAGGTGATAAACAACCAAAACAATATCGCTTGCTCAATTTACCCTACAACCGGGGTGGAATGGGAATGATGGGTGGTGGAGGTATGATGGGCGGTAGAGGTATGATGGGTGGAAATAATAATGATGACACCTCAGCAGTTTTAGCAACTGTTAACTACGATTCTGCTGTAGAAACAATTCCTTTACCAACTAAACTTTTACCAGTACCAACTTTACCAGAACCGCAACAAGTACGACGCTTTAAATTAAATCATGGTATGCGTCCGAGTGTGGGAATGGCGTTTCTGATTAATGGTAAGTCTTATGAAAACCAGCGAATCGATACGCAGGTTAAGTTAAATACAGTGGAAGATTGGGAGATTGTGAATACGGGAACGATGGATCATCCTTTTCACCTCCATGTCAATCACTTTCAAGTTATTAGCCGTAACGGTAAACCCGAACCTTACCGTGCTTGGAGAGATACAGTTTTAGTTCGTAAAGGGGAAACTGTTAGGATTCGGATTCCCTTTAGAGATTATGCAGGTAAAACAGTTTATCACTGTCATATTCTCGACCATGAAGATTTAGGGATGATGGCGAATCTAGAGATTGTAAGTTAG
- a CDS encoding DUF411 domain-containing protein: MFKSNSKLLLSLIAGVAVAGVAGTFWFAGMGNNTQTVANDSKAVAMSSVWDKETVPNYSGVKEVTVYRSPNCGCCGEWVKHMEKHGFKITDIKTDDMEAIKQKYNVPQNLASCHTSVIDGYVMEGHIPADDIKRFVASKPKQAGLAVPAMPLGTPGMEAGSKKQPFAVASFNKDGEISIFKEYKSY; this comes from the coding sequence ATGTTTAAATCTAATTCCAAATTGCTTCTTTCTTTAATCGCGGGTGTTGCTGTTGCAGGAGTAGCAGGAACATTCTGGTTTGCAGGAATGGGAAACAATACTCAAACAGTTGCGAACGATTCAAAAGCAGTGGCTATGTCTAGCGTATGGGATAAGGAAACCGTACCAAACTACTCAGGAGTTAAAGAAGTTACTGTTTATCGCAGCCCTAACTGTGGCTGTTGTGGTGAATGGGTGAAACATATGGAGAAGCACGGTTTTAAAATTACAGACATTAAAACCGATGACATGGAAGCAATAAAGCAAAAGTATAACGTACCTCAAAATTTGGCATCTTGTCATACCTCAGTTATTGACGGTTACGTGATGGAAGGACACATTCCTGCTGACGATATCAAGCGTTTTGTTGCTTCCAAGCCCAAGCAAGCAGGATTAGCAGTACCTGCAATGCCATTGGGTACCCCAGGAATGGAAGCAGGAAGTAAAAAACAACCCTTTGCTGTTGCATCTTTCAATAAAGATGGCGAAATTAGCATATTTAAGGAATATAAATCTTACTAA
- a CDS encoding class I SAM-dependent methyltransferase codes for MSEIKVRAQYEQLADIYDLRWRKYINNTLTFLYNWEQIDSQSTVLDVACGTGEFERLLLDKNPTQRITGVDISEKMLDIAREKYRVYSNVEFHQTSANSLPFANHTFDIAVCANAFHYFEQPLVALSEIKRVVKPNGKLIILDWNKDFLICRICDWILQIFDPAHQQCYTQEELHQLLISANFNIYRTAKVRYGVIWGLMAVTALPNKG; via the coding sequence ATGAGTGAAATAAAGGTTCGCGCTCAGTACGAGCAACTTGCGGATATTTACGATTTACGTTGGCGCAAATATATCAATAATACTCTTACCTTCCTCTATAACTGGGAGCAAATAGACTCACAATCTACAGTCTTAGATGTTGCTTGTGGTACTGGTGAATTTGAGCGACTCTTGCTCGATAAAAATCCTACGCAGAGAATTACTGGTGTTGATATATCAGAAAAGATGTTGGATATAGCCAGGGAAAAATATCGGGTTTATTCTAACGTTGAATTTCATCAAACCTCAGCTAATTCACTACCATTTGCAAATCATACTTTTGATATAGCTGTATGTGCGAATGCTTTTCATTACTTTGAACAACCTTTAGTAGCGTTATCGGAAATAAAGCGAGTAGTTAAACCTAATGGTAAATTAATCATTCTTGATTGGAATAAAGATTTTCTTATATGTAGAATTTGTGATTGGATATTACAAATTTTTGACCCCGCTCATCAGCAATGTTATACCCAAGAGGAATTACATCAATTATTAATATCTGCTAATTTCAATATTTATCGTACAGCTAAAGTCCGTTATGGCGTTATTTGGGGATTGATGGCTGTTACAGCTTTACCAAACAAGGGATAA
- a CDS encoding heavy metal translocating P-type ATPase yields MASKSADSGCCGHDHGHSHGEEFSLKREIIPVAVSIILFVLGLIFYEPLHNTPFSLGEYLVFIPAYLISGWSVLTTAGRNILRGKIFDENFLMTIATLGAIAIHEIPEAVAVMLFFQVGELFQDFSVSRSRRSIKSLLEVRPNSANLKVNGEIKQVSPESVQVGDVIIVKPGEKIPLDGEITEGASQVDTSALTGESVPRTVKPGETVLAGMINKSGVLTVRVTKLFEESSIAKILHLVENASNKKAATEKFITRFARYYTPVVVFLSLAVAILPPLFIPGETSSQWVYRALVLLVISCPCGLVISIPLGYFGGVGGAAKRGILVKGSTFLDALTDVQTVVFDKTGTLTQGVFKVTQIVTKNGFSEAELLQLAAKVESQSNHPVAKSILSAFDKSVDTLDVEDYQEIPGHGIQAKVGNKIVIAGNDRLLHRENIEHDLCSVEGTVVHLAVDKVYAGRIIIADEQKDDAVEAIRKLKNVGVEQIVMLTGDNQAVAQSIARQLNLDDFEAELLPEDKVEAIERYLGKSAKNKKVVFVGDGINDAPVIARADVGMAMGALGSDAAIETADVVLMTDAPSKVAEAIQVGKKTHKIVWQNIILAMGVKGLFIVLGIFGVATLWEAVFADVGVALLAILNAGRVLRVN; encoded by the coding sequence ATGGCATCAAAGTCAGCGGATTCAGGTTGTTGTGGACATGACCACGGGCATAGTCATGGTGAAGAATTCAGCCTTAAGCGGGAAATTATACCTGTTGCGGTGTCGATAATTTTGTTTGTGCTAGGTTTGATTTTCTATGAACCTTTGCACAACACTCCTTTTTCTTTAGGTGAATACTTGGTTTTCATTCCGGCTTATTTGATAAGTGGTTGGAGCGTTTTGACTACAGCCGGACGTAATATTTTGCGGGGTAAAATATTTGATGAAAACTTCTTGATGACAATAGCCACATTAGGTGCGATCGCCATTCACGAAATTCCCGAAGCTGTCGCGGTGATGCTGTTTTTCCAAGTTGGGGAGTTGTTCCAAGATTTTTCAGTAAGTCGCTCTCGCAGGTCTATAAAATCGTTATTAGAAGTACGTCCAAATTCAGCTAATCTTAAAGTTAATGGTGAAATAAAACAGGTTTCCCCCGAGAGCGTGCAAGTTGGGGATGTAATTATTGTCAAACCGGGTGAGAAAATTCCTTTAGACGGTGAAATTACTGAAGGTGCTTCGCAAGTAGATACTTCTGCATTAACTGGAGAATCGGTACCGCGAACAGTAAAACCTGGAGAAACTGTTTTAGCGGGAATGATAAATAAATCGGGCGTTTTAACCGTTCGAGTTACCAAGTTATTTGAAGAGTCTTCGATTGCCAAAATTCTTCATTTAGTAGAAAACGCTAGCAATAAAAAAGCTGCTACCGAAAAATTTATTACCCGCTTTGCTCGATATTACACCCCTGTTGTCGTTTTCTTATCCTTGGCTGTAGCAATATTGCCGCCACTATTTATACCGGGTGAAACATCGTCACAATGGGTTTATCGTGCTTTGGTGTTGTTAGTAATTTCTTGTCCCTGCGGATTAGTTATTAGCATTCCTCTCGGTTATTTCGGCGGTGTTGGTGGTGCTGCGAAAAGAGGTATTTTAGTTAAAGGTTCGACGTTTCTTGATGCTCTTACAGATGTTCAAACCGTTGTGTTTGATAAAACCGGAACTTTGACGCAAGGGGTTTTTAAGGTTACTCAAATAGTTACTAAAAACGGCTTTAGTGAAGCAGAATTATTACAATTAGCAGCAAAAGTTGAATCTCAATCTAACCATCCAGTCGCGAAGTCAATTTTATCCGCATTTGATAAATCGGTTGATACTTTAGATGTAGAAGATTATCAGGAAATTCCCGGACATGGTATTCAAGCGAAAGTAGGAAATAAAATCGTTATTGCAGGTAATGACCGTTTGCTGCATCGAGAGAATATCGAACATGATTTATGTTCTGTCGAGGGAACAGTAGTTCATTTAGCAGTAGATAAGGTTTACGCTGGAAGAATTATTATTGCCGATGAACAGAAAGATGATGCAGTTGAAGCGATTCGGAAGTTGAAAAACGTTGGTGTTGAGCAAATTGTCATGCTCACCGGAGATAATCAAGCCGTTGCTCAAAGTATTGCTCGACAGTTAAATTTAGATGATTTTGAAGCAGAGTTACTACCAGAAGATAAAGTAGAGGCAATTGAAAGATATTTAGGTAAAAGTGCTAAAAACAAGAAAGTTGTGTTTGTTGGTGATGGAATAAACGACGCACCTGTAATTGCTAGGGCTGATGTAGGTATGGCAATGGGAGCGTTGGGTTCGGATGCAGCAATTGAAACAGCCGATGTGGTGCTGATGACGGATGCTCCTTCTAAAGTAGCTGAAGCGATTCAAGTTGGTAAAAAAACTCATAAGATTGTCTGGCAGAATATTATTCTGGCTATGGGAGTCAAAGGTTTATTTATTGTCTTGGGAATATTCGGTGTTGCAACTTTGTGGGAAGCGGTGTTTGCAGATGTAGGTGTAGCGTTGTTGGCAATTTTGAATGCAGGTAGAGTTTTGAGAGTTAATTGA
- a CDS encoding helix-turn-helix transcriptional regulator yields the protein MTKSKPKQQLSNLDSPTCDSSEIHLDNIRQVQPEIIPTEKAQQMADFFGTLADPHRLRLLSALAKQELCVCDLAASVKMSESAVSHQLRILRTMRLVKYRREGRNVYYSLKDSHVTNIYREVAKHIDEPEV from the coding sequence ATGACTAAATCAAAACCAAAACAGCAACTATCAAATCTTGATTCACCTACTTGTGATTCTAGTGAAATTCATCTAGATAATATCCGTCAGGTACAGCCAGAAATTATTCCTACAGAAAAAGCACAGCAGATGGCTGATTTCTTCGGAACCCTCGCAGATCCACATCGTTTGCGTTTGCTTTCGGCTTTAGCAAAACAAGAGTTGTGCGTTTGCGATTTAGCCGCATCTGTCAAGATGAGTGAATCCGCAGTCTCTCACCAACTGCGAATCCTGCGTACTATGCGTTTAGTTAAATACCGCCGCGAAGGACGCAACGTCTATTACAGCTTGAAAGATAGCCATGTCACAAATATCTACCGTGAAGTTGCGAAACACATTGATGAACCAGAAGTTTAA
- a CDS encoding FAD/NAD(P)-binding oxidoreductase, with product MSTQVKPVDNESAISTDTARVQHQVVVVGGGAAGITVAAQLLKTNKQLDVAIIEPREKHYYQPAWTLVGGGVYKAEDTVKDEKDYIPDGATWLKYSVANLDPDKNTVITKEGKLICYEYLILAAGIQIDWHLIKGLKEAIGQDGVCSNYAYEYAPYTWEAIKNFKDGNAIFTYPSTPVKCGGAPLKIMYLADDAFRKQGVRNQSKVMFCTAKGAIFSVKEFAQTLLCVVKRKQIDVAYKHNLKEIKADTKTAIFDVSTDSGVSEIAIQYDLLHVTPPMSAPDFIKQSKLAVLDGATQGWVDVNKYTLQHNVYPNVFSLGDAASLPTSKTAAAVRKQAPVVVHNLLALINSKNLAQEYNGYTCCPITTGYGKVVLAEFGYDNELCPTFPIDPTKERYVMWLLKKYGFPYIYWNRMLKGQAFEGKLLGISS from the coding sequence ATGTCTACACAAGTTAAGCCAGTAGATAACGAATCAGCTATTTCAACTGATACAGCTAGGGTACAGCACCAAGTTGTAGTTGTCGGAGGTGGAGCCGCAGGTATTACAGTCGCCGCACAACTACTGAAGACAAACAAGCAGCTTGATGTTGCCATTATTGAACCCAGAGAGAAACATTACTACCAACCCGCTTGGACATTAGTTGGTGGTGGTGTTTACAAAGCTGAGGATACAGTTAAAGACGAAAAAGACTACATCCCTGATGGTGCTACTTGGCTCAAATACTCTGTAGCTAATTTAGACCCAGACAAAAATACAGTTATTACTAAAGAGGGAAAACTTATTTGCTACGAATATCTGATTTTAGCTGCGGGTATTCAGATTGATTGGCATTTAATTAAAGGTCTAAAAGAAGCAATTGGGCAAGATGGCGTTTGCAGTAATTATGCTTACGAATACGCACCTTACACTTGGGAAGCTATTAAGAATTTCAAAGATGGTAACGCTATATTCACTTACCCTAGCACTCCGGTTAAATGTGGAGGGGCACCATTAAAGATTATGTATTTGGCTGATGATGCCTTTAGAAAACAAGGAGTTCGCAATCAGTCAAAAGTCATGTTTTGTACGGCGAAAGGAGCAATTTTTAGCGTAAAAGAATTCGCACAAACACTGCTTTGTGTAGTAAAGCGCAAACAGATAGACGTAGCATATAAACACAATCTCAAAGAAATTAAAGCTGATACCAAAACAGCGATTTTTGATGTATCAACAGACTCAGGTGTTTCAGAGATAGCTATCCAATACGACTTACTTCATGTTACGCCACCCATGAGCGCACCTGACTTTATCAAACAAAGCAAATTAGCCGTACTTGACGGAGCCACACAAGGCTGGGTTGATGTAAACAAATACACACTACAGCACAATGTTTACCCTAACGTTTTTAGCTTGGGTGACGCGGCGAGTCTCCCAACATCAAAAACAGCTGCTGCTGTAAGAAAACAAGCGCCAGTTGTTGTTCATAACTTGCTGGCTTTAATAAACTCAAAAAATCTCGCTCAAGAATACAACGGTTATACTTGCTGTCCAATAACTACAGGATACGGCAAAGTGGTACTTGCCGAATTTGGTTATGACAACGAGCTTTGCCCCACATTTCCAATCGATCCAACTAAAGAGCGATACGTTATGTGGCTGCTAAAAAAATATGGCTTCCCCTATATCTACTGGAATAGGATGCTCAAAGGTCAAGCTTTTGAGGGAAAGTTGTTAGGAATTAGCTCCTGA
- a CDS encoding MBL fold metallo-hydrolase, with translation MFFRQLFDRESCTYTYLIADPDTKEAVLVDPVLEQVERDRNLLKELGFTLRYCLETHIHADHITGTAKLRELTGCRGVLPEKTPTDCANKFIQDGEMLHIGSISIEAIATPGHTGSHMAYLVNSNSDETSRKKLNVLTGDALFIRGCGRTDFQDGDAGTLYDSVTQRLFTLPDNTQVYPAHDYQGRTVSTIGEEKRWNPRFVDESPEPATEDVSCIRDRAGFIELMDNLDLPQPEKIMEAVPANRRCGNLASSS, from the coding sequence GTGTTTTTTCGACAATTGTTTGACCGCGAATCCTGTACATATACATACTTAATTGCCGACCCCGATACAAAAGAAGCAGTTCTGGTCGATCCAGTTTTGGAACAAGTAGAGCGCGATCGCAATCTTCTCAAAGAACTTGGCTTTACACTGCGATATTGTCTGGAAACCCATATCCACGCAGACCATATTACAGGAACTGCAAAACTGCGGGAGTTGACTGGTTGTCGGGGAGTGCTACCAGAAAAGACTCCAACAGATTGCGCTAATAAATTTATTCAAGATGGAGAAATGCTGCATATAGGAAGTATTTCTATCGAGGCGATTGCTACACCAGGTCACACTGGTAGCCATATGGCTTACTTAGTCAATAGCAACAGCGATGAGACTTCCCGAAAAAAGCTTAACGTTCTCACCGGAGATGCTTTATTCATTCGAGGTTGTGGACGAACAGACTTTCAAGATGGTGATGCAGGAACTTTGTATGACTCGGTAACACAACGGCTATTTACTTTACCAGATAACACTCAGGTGTATCCCGCTCATGATTATCAAGGTCGTACAGTGTCTACAATTGGAGAAGAGAAGCGATGGAACCCCCGATTTGTAGATGAATCTCCTGAGCCTGCTACGGAAGACGTTTCATGTATACGTGACCGTGCAGGTTTTATTGAGTTGATGGACAATCTAGATTTACCGCAGCCTGAAAAGATTATGGAAGCTGTTCCCGCTAACCGGCGTTGTGGAAACCTCGCTTCCTCTAGTTAA
- a CDS encoding helix-turn-helix transcriptional regulator codes for MQTLTSSQIIALKAKLFRGFADSSRLSILNALRKGSLTVGEIVKVTGLSQSNASNHLGCLRDCGLVTRSQKGNFVYYQFSDERVATLLSLADELLADAAKGVYECTRYEASETQE; via the coding sequence ATGCAAACACTTACCTCATCTCAAATAATTGCTCTAAAAGCCAAGCTTTTTCGGGGTTTTGCCGACTCTTCTCGTCTATCTATTTTGAATGCTTTACGTAAAGGTTCTCTTACGGTAGGTGAAATTGTTAAAGTGACTGGTCTGAGTCAGTCGAATGCTTCTAACCATTTAGGCTGTCTCAGAGATTGTGGTTTAGTAACTCGTTCGCAAAAAGGCAATTTCGTTTATTACCAATTCAGCGACGAACGGGTAGCTACGTTACTGAGTTTGGCTGATGAATTGCTGGCTGATGCGGCAAAGGGGGTTTATGAATGCACTCGCTATGAAGCTTCTGAAACACAGGAGTAG
- a CDS encoding RpoD/SigA family RNA polymerase sigma factor encodes MSNFNSQPNNDSNKNRKYSKDIVGSYFQDIVRIPLLTSEEEIFLAKQVQQRISLLALKEELSEKLQRQPTLQEWSVKAQLNDSELLEQINQGQIAKQKMIAANLRLVVTIAKKYQKRNLDFPDLIQEGTLGLERAVDKFKPSLGYKFSTYAYWWIRQGITRAISQQSRTIRLPIHITEKLNKIKRVQRELSQKLGRNPTVTEIAEALGFKPSQIRECLRLARKPMSLDVKVGTEQNTQLQDLLVSESYSPFDYVVKESLKQTVQDLLSKLSPQQQEILTLRFGLTGEEELTLKQISQRTGICQDRVLLLQRQAFTFLRRYGTSSRIYLNNFN; translated from the coding sequence ATGTCTAACTTTAACTCACAACCAAATAATGACAGTAACAAAAATCGTAAGTATTCAAAAGATATTGTCGGTAGTTATTTTCAAGATATTGTCCGCATACCGCTATTAACTTCTGAAGAAGAAATTTTTCTGGCTAAACAAGTTCAGCAAAGAATTTCTTTGTTAGCATTAAAAGAAGAATTATCTGAAAAATTACAGCGTCAACCAACTTTACAAGAATGGTCAGTTAAAGCTCAATTGAATGATTCTGAGCTACTCGAACAAATAAACCAGGGACAAATAGCCAAACAAAAAATGATTGCGGCTAATCTACGTTTGGTTGTCACAATTGCTAAAAAATACCAAAAGCGCAACTTGGATTTTCCCGACTTAATTCAAGAAGGAACTTTAGGATTAGAGCGAGCAGTTGATAAATTTAAACCATCACTAGGATACAAGTTTTCAACCTATGCTTACTGGTGGATTCGTCAGGGAATTACGCGAGCCATATCCCAACAATCTCGTACAATTCGCTTACCCATTCATATTACCGAGAAGCTAAATAAAATTAAACGAGTTCAGCGAGAATTATCTCAGAAACTTGGTCGCAATCCAACTGTTACTGAAATTGCTGAGGCTCTGGGTTTCAAACCAAGTCAAATAAGAGAATGCTTGAGGTTAGCTCGTAAACCTATGTCTTTAGATGTAAAAGTAGGAACAGAACAAAATACGCAATTGCAAGATTTATTAGTTTCAGAAAGTTATTCTCCATTCGATTATGTTGTAAAAGAATCCCTTAAGCAAACTGTTCAAGATTTATTATCTAAACTGTCTCCTCAACAGCAAGAAATATTGACCTTGCGATTCGGTTTAACGGGGGAAGAAGAACTTACGCTAAAACAAATTAGTCAGCGAACAGGTATTTGTCAAGATAGAGTGCTACTGCTACAACGACAAGCTTTTACTTTTTTACGACGATATGGAACAAGCTCACGCATTTATTTGAATAATTTTAATTAG
- the rppB gene encoding two-component system sensor histidine kinase RppB, which yields MQIRVFNKTRWRLAAWYGAAMGLFLSLCGVAIYQVMIRAYLLSIDRELEAVTGTLHSVIEPTLQQPKRLEPIFQVVLPNLCVADSDCSINKIPTHIQLVHSQHGIFSTFYQDKIYYVRFIDNSKNLIAVAGFPPNELPQKVQTQGWQTLKDTRGIRYSQKSLQLHTQNNQLWGYIQVGRSLKELDNRLAAFKLILGFGLPITILLVGGSSWWLAGLAIQPINHSYKQMQQFTSDVSHELRTPLAAVNAKVETVLDSSELSEQQARDVLTSVKRQNLRLAELVQDLLLLSRLEQQTLIPTKQPCCLDILIEDLIEEFSALANASSLQLEYSILSHQPLYVMGDEDQLLRLLSNLIANAIQYTPAGGNINLILKKNNGDAVIEVIDTGIGISPQEQQVIFDRFYRVNSSRSRRSGGSGLGLAIAQVIAQAHGGKILVQSQLDKGSTFSVRLPLKVIPPSNI from the coding sequence ATGCAGATTAGAGTATTTAATAAAACTCGGTGGCGACTAGCAGCCTGGTATGGGGCAGCTATGGGTTTATTTTTGAGCCTTTGCGGTGTTGCTATTTACCAGGTTATGATTCGTGCTTACCTACTTTCCATTGATAGGGAATTAGAAGCTGTCACGGGTACTTTACACAGCGTTATCGAACCGACTTTGCAGCAACCCAAACGCTTGGAGCCGATTTTTCAGGTGGTTTTACCCAATCTCTGTGTAGCTGACTCCGATTGTTCAATTAATAAAATTCCTACCCACATTCAACTAGTTCATTCTCAACACGGCATTTTTAGCACCTTTTATCAAGATAAAATATATTACGTCCGTTTTATTGATAATTCTAAAAATTTGATTGCTGTAGCTGGCTTTCCTCCAAATGAATTACCTCAGAAGGTACAAACACAAGGATGGCAAACACTCAAAGACACCAGAGGAATTCGTTACAGTCAAAAATCTTTACAGCTGCATACCCAAAATAATCAACTTTGGGGCTACATACAAGTAGGGCGCAGTCTCAAAGAATTGGATAATCGTTTGGCGGCTTTTAAATTGATTTTGGGATTTGGATTACCAATTACAATACTATTAGTTGGCGGTTCGAGTTGGTGGCTGGCTGGTTTGGCAATACAACCGATTAATCACTCCTACAAACAAATGCAGCAGTTTACTTCCGATGTCTCTCATGAATTGCGGACTCCCCTAGCAGCAGTTAATGCCAAAGTGGAAACTGTACTCGATAGTTCTGAACTGTCCGAACAACAAGCGCGAGATGTTCTAACATCGGTAAAACGTCAAAATCTGCGCTTGGCTGAATTAGTACAAGATTTGCTATTACTTTCACGACTGGAACAGCAAACTCTAATACCTACAAAGCAACCTTGCTGTCTTGATATTCTGATTGAGGATTTAATCGAAGAATTTTCAGCTTTAGCAAATGCATCTTCTTTGCAATTAGAATACTCGATTTTATCTCATCAACCCTTATACGTTATGGGAGATGAAGACCAACTATTGCGCCTACTTTCTAATTTAATTGCCAATGCCATTCAATACACTCCTGCTGGTGGCAATATAAATCTTATTTTAAAAAAAAACAACGGCGATGCAGTTATAGAAGTAATTGATACAGGTATTGGCATTTCACCTCAAGAACAACAAGTAATTTTTGACCGTTTTTATCGCGTCAATAGTTCTCGCTCTCGTCGTAGTGGTGGCTCGGGTTTGGGATTGGCGATCGCCCAAGTAATCGCTCAAGCACATGGAGGTAAAATACTGGTACAAAGTCAATTGGATAAAGGTAGTACTTTTAGCGTTCGTCTACCTTTGAAAGTTATTCCCCCATCAAATATTTAA